A stretch of the Streptomyces sp. NBC_00078 genome encodes the following:
- a CDS encoding NADP-dependent oxidoreductase — protein sequence MKGISYSRYGGPDVLEYGEVRDPKIGPDAVLVKVRAAAVNPVDWKCREGYLDGMIDPVFPVVPGWDVSGVVVQPGVSVTEFTAGDEVIGYVREDFLSRGTFAEYVAAPVRTLARKPRNLTWEEAAGLPLAGLTAYQVLVKVLQVGPGDTVLVHAAAGGVGSVAVQLARHLGARVIGTASEGNHDFLRGLGCEPVEYGERLAERMRALAPEGVDAVFDTVGGEALKTSADLLVPQGRLASIADGDVIGYGGRYCWVRPDAEDLLRLTELVEQGVVSVHVSETFPLERAADAHRRSQEGRTRGKIVVTVDWEVEPAG from the coding sequence ATGAAAGGCATCAGCTACAGCCGGTACGGCGGACCGGACGTGCTCGAGTACGGCGAGGTGCGCGATCCGAAGATCGGCCCCGACGCCGTGCTGGTCAAGGTCCGCGCGGCCGCCGTCAATCCCGTCGACTGGAAGTGCCGCGAGGGCTACCTCGACGGAATGATCGACCCTGTCTTCCCCGTGGTGCCCGGCTGGGACGTCTCCGGCGTGGTGGTGCAACCGGGCGTCTCCGTCACGGAGTTCACCGCCGGGGACGAGGTCATCGGCTACGTGCGCGAGGACTTTCTCTCCCGCGGCACCTTCGCCGAGTACGTCGCCGCCCCCGTGCGCACCCTCGCCCGCAAGCCGCGCAACCTCACCTGGGAGGAGGCGGCCGGGCTGCCGCTGGCGGGGCTCACCGCCTACCAGGTGCTGGTGAAGGTGCTCCAGGTGGGGCCCGGTGACACGGTCCTGGTGCACGCGGCCGCGGGCGGGGTCGGCTCCGTCGCCGTCCAGCTGGCCCGGCACCTGGGCGCCCGGGTGATCGGCACGGCGAGCGAGGGCAACCACGACTTCCTCCGGGGGCTGGGCTGCGAGCCCGTGGAGTACGGCGAGAGGCTGGCCGAGCGGATGCGCGCGCTGGCGCCCGAGGGAGTGGACGCCGTGTTCGACACCGTCGGCGGCGAGGCCCTGAAGACCTCGGCCGACCTGCTGGTCCCCCAGGGCCGTCTGGCGTCCATCGCCGACGGCGACGTCATCGGCTACGGCGGCCGGTACTGCTGGGTGCGCCCGGACGCCGAGGACCTGCTGCGGCTGACCGAACTGGTGGAACAGGGCGTCGTGTCTGTGCACGTCTCGGAGACGTTCCCGCTGGAGCGGGCTGCGGACGCACACCGCCGCAGCCAGGAGGGGCGGACGCGGGGGAAGATCGTCGTGACGGTGGACTGGGAGGTGGAGCCGGCCGGATAG
- a CDS encoding phosphotransferase family protein, protein MSPDHPPGLDLDRLRGLLDQERPGLVHGPLTGRLIEGGRSNLTYAVSDGTSKWVVRRPPLGHVLATAHDMKREHRVISALHPTDVPVPRPVLLCEDEEVFGAPLYVMEFVEGTPYRTADQLAPLGPERTRGAVLSLVDTLVELHAVDPAAVGLADFGRPEGFLDRQLRRWGKQLDASRNRELAGIDELHAALGRQLPPSPAPTVIHGDYRLDNVLIGEDDSIKAVLDWEMSTLGDPLTDLGLLVMYSMPLGMPDSPVSTTAEAPGHPEPAELIERYAARSGRDVSSVSWYTAFAWFKLAVILEGIHYRYTLGQTVGQGFDRIGDLVPVFIGHGLTTLQEG, encoded by the coding sequence ATGAGCCCCGACCACCCGCCAGGTCTCGATCTCGACCGGCTGCGCGGCCTGCTCGACCAGGAGCGGCCCGGCCTGGTGCACGGCCCCCTGACCGGCCGGCTGATCGAGGGCGGACGGTCGAACCTCACGTACGCGGTCTCCGACGGCACCTCGAAGTGGGTCGTACGACGGCCGCCGCTCGGCCATGTGCTGGCCACCGCGCACGACATGAAGCGCGAGCACCGCGTGATCAGCGCCCTGCACCCGACGGACGTCCCGGTGCCGCGCCCGGTGCTGCTGTGCGAGGACGAGGAGGTCTTCGGGGCTCCTCTCTACGTCATGGAGTTCGTGGAGGGCACGCCGTACCGCACGGCCGACCAGCTCGCCCCGCTCGGCCCCGAGCGCACCCGGGGCGCCGTTCTGTCCCTGGTGGACACCCTGGTCGAGCTGCACGCGGTGGACCCCGCCGCGGTGGGCCTCGCCGACTTCGGCCGACCCGAGGGCTTTTTGGACCGGCAACTGCGGCGCTGGGGCAAGCAGTTGGACGCCTCCCGCAACCGTGAGCTGGCCGGCATCGACGAGCTGCACGCGGCGCTCGGCCGGCAGCTCCCCCCGTCGCCCGCGCCGACCGTGATCCACGGCGACTACCGGCTCGACAACGTCCTCATCGGCGAGGACGACAGCATCAAGGCGGTCCTCGACTGGGAGATGTCGACGCTCGGCGACCCACTCACCGACCTCGGGCTGCTGGTGATGTACAGCATGCCGCTGGGCATGCCGGACTCCCCCGTCTCCACCACGGCCGAGGCGCCCGGGCACCCGGAGCCGGCCGAGCTGATCGAGCGGTACGCCGCGCGCTCGGGGCGCGACGTCTCCTCGGTCTCCTGGTACACGGCGTTCGCCTGGTTCAAGCTCGCCGTGATCCTGGAGGGCATCCACTACCGCTACACGCTGGGCCAGACGGTCGGCCAGGGCTTCGACCGCATCGGCGACCTGGTGCCTGTCTTCATCGGGCACGGCCTGACCACTCTTCAGGAAGGCTGA
- a CDS encoding acyl-CoA dehydrogenase family protein encodes MDFAFDARTEELRATLLAFMDEYVYPAEAVAEEQRAALASPWDTPAVVGELKAEARRQGLWNLFLPDAEHGAGLTNLQYAPLAEITGRSPQLAPTATNCAAPDTGNMEVLAQFGDEQQKKQWLEPLLAGEIRSAFAMTEPEVASSDATNITTHIERHGDEYVITGRKWYISGAMNPDCKIFIVMGKTDPDGADIRRQQSMILVSRDTPGVIVKRAMQVFGYEDHSHGGHAEVIFDHARVPVTNLIGEEGGGFAIAQARLGPGRIHHCMRLIGMAERAIELMCRRAVSRTAFGKPLAQQGVVQNWIADARVAVEQLRLLVLKTAWMMDTVGNKGAHAEIQAIKIATPRTVVDILDRAIQLHGAGGVSQDFPLAELYASARTLMLADGPDEVHQRSLARRELKQYM; translated from the coding sequence ATGGACTTCGCGTTCGACGCACGCACCGAGGAACTCCGCGCCACACTCCTCGCCTTCATGGACGAGTACGTCTACCCGGCCGAGGCGGTCGCGGAGGAGCAGCGGGCGGCGCTGGCCTCCCCGTGGGACACCCCGGCCGTGGTGGGGGAGCTGAAGGCCGAGGCGCGCAGGCAGGGCCTGTGGAACCTCTTCCTCCCGGACGCCGAGCACGGCGCCGGACTGACCAACCTCCAGTACGCGCCGCTCGCCGAGATCACCGGCCGCAGCCCGCAGCTGGCGCCCACCGCCACGAACTGCGCGGCGCCCGACACCGGAAACATGGAGGTGCTCGCGCAGTTCGGCGACGAGCAGCAGAAGAAGCAGTGGCTGGAGCCGCTGCTCGCCGGTGAGATCCGCTCGGCGTTCGCGATGACCGAGCCCGAGGTGGCCTCCTCGGACGCCACCAACATCACCACGCACATCGAGCGGCACGGCGACGAGTACGTCATCACCGGCCGCAAGTGGTACATCTCCGGGGCGATGAACCCGGACTGCAAGATCTTCATCGTGATGGGCAAGACGGACCCGGACGGGGCGGACATCCGCCGCCAGCAGTCCATGATCCTGGTCTCGCGGGACACCCCGGGAGTCATCGTGAAGCGCGCGATGCAGGTGTTCGGCTACGAGGACCATTCCCACGGCGGCCACGCCGAGGTGATCTTCGACCACGCGCGCGTACCGGTGACCAATCTGATCGGCGAGGAGGGCGGCGGCTTCGCGATCGCCCAGGCCCGGCTCGGTCCGGGCCGTATCCACCACTGCATGCGGCTGATCGGCATGGCGGAGCGGGCGATCGAGCTGATGTGCCGCCGGGCCGTCTCCCGTACGGCCTTCGGCAAGCCGCTGGCCCAGCAGGGCGTCGTCCAGAACTGGATCGCGGACGCGCGCGTGGCCGTCGAGCAGCTGCGCCTGCTGGTGCTGAAGACGGCCTGGATGATGGACACCGTGGGCAACAAGGGCGCCCACGCCGAGATCCAGGCCATCAAGATCGCCACGCCCCGCACGGTCGTCGACATCCTCGACCGCGCGATCCAGCTCCACGGCGCGGGCGGCGTCAGCCAGGACTTCCCGCTGGCCGAGCTGTACGCGAGCGCCCGCACCCTGATGCTCGCCGACGGCCCGGACGAGGTCCACCAGCGGTCGCTGGCGCGGCGGGAGCTGAAGCAGTACATGTGA
- a CDS encoding TetR/AcrR family transcriptional regulator, producing the protein MPRTTDGDGTPVPQRLLAAATRLFAEQGYDRTSVQEIVEAAGVTKGALYHYFGSKDDLLHEVYARVLRVQQERLDAFADADEPIEKRLRGAAADVVVTTIDNLDDANIFFRSMHHLSPEKNKQVRAERRRYHERFRALVEEGQQAGVFSKATPADLVVDYHFGSVHHLSTWYRPDGPLSPQEVADHLADLLLRALRP; encoded by the coding sequence GTGCCCAGGACGACGGACGGTGACGGTACTCCCGTCCCTCAGCGGCTGCTGGCCGCCGCCACCCGGCTCTTCGCCGAGCAGGGCTACGACCGCACCTCGGTGCAGGAGATCGTCGAGGCGGCCGGCGTCACCAAGGGGGCGCTGTACCACTACTTCGGCTCCAAGGACGACCTCCTGCACGAGGTGTACGCGCGCGTGCTGCGCGTCCAGCAGGAACGCCTCGACGCCTTCGCGGACGCCGACGAGCCGATCGAGAAGCGGCTGCGGGGCGCGGCGGCCGACGTCGTGGTCACGACGATCGACAACCTCGACGACGCGAACATCTTCTTCCGCTCCATGCACCATCTGAGCCCGGAGAAGAACAAGCAGGTGCGGGCCGAGCGCCGTCGCTACCACGAGCGCTTCCGCGCGCTGGTGGAGGAGGGCCAGCAGGCGGGCGTCTTCTCCAAGGCGACTCCGGCCGACCTGGTGGTCGACTACCACTTCGGTTCGGTCCACCACCTGTCCACCTGGTACCGGCCCGACGGCCCGCTCAGCCCGCAGGAGGTCGCCGACCACCTGGCGGACCTGCTGCTGCGGGCGCTGCGGCCGTAA
- a CDS encoding class I adenylate-forming enzyme family protein, translating to MTGSPYAAQPWVALLNDAQRAPIDPAGSLVHALRRSVAEAPDRALLTYFDGRLSYREADELSDAVAGHLAARGLERGDRVAILLQNSPHFVLALLGAWKAGAIVVPVNPMYKAGEVGHVLRDGEVTALVCSDRAWESYLRDAAADSSVRIVLTACELDFQTRDDARVLAFERLPQADDADDLVAVARAGHKAPEGRDPGPSDIALISYTSGTSGTPKGATNTHGNIMFNAERQRTGLALPDAPVYYAMAPLFHITGMVCQLGACLNSAGTLVLTYRFEAGVVLDAFAEHRPHYTVGPSTAFMALGAHPDATPDHFSSFVNISSGGAPVPPALVEKFRAGFGPYIRNGYGLTECTAPCASVPPGLEAPVDPASGTLAVGLPGPDTIVRIVDDQGREVPLGEQGEILVRGPQVVPGYWRRPDATAETFPDGELRTGDIGFMDPQGWLYVVDRKKDMINASGFKVWPREVEDVLYTHPAVREAAVVGVPDGYRGETVKAYISLRPGADTDPAELATYCKERLAAYKYPRQVEILPDLPKTASGKILRRELRSRPRDSD from the coding sequence GTGACCGGCTCCCCGTACGCCGCCCAGCCCTGGGTGGCCCTGCTGAACGACGCACAGCGGGCCCCGATCGACCCCGCCGGCTCTCTGGTGCACGCCCTGCGCCGGTCCGTCGCCGAGGCCCCGGACCGAGCCCTCCTCACCTACTTCGACGGGCGGCTGAGCTACCGCGAGGCCGACGAGCTGAGCGACGCGGTCGCCGGGCATCTGGCCGCCCGCGGCCTGGAGCGCGGCGACCGGGTGGCGATCCTGCTGCAGAACTCCCCGCACTTCGTGCTCGCCCTGCTCGGCGCGTGGAAGGCGGGCGCGATCGTCGTGCCGGTCAACCCCATGTACAAGGCGGGGGAGGTGGGCCACGTCCTGCGGGACGGTGAGGTGACGGCGCTCGTCTGTTCCGACCGTGCCTGGGAGTCGTATCTGCGCGACGCCGCCGCCGACTCCTCCGTGCGGATCGTGCTGACCGCGTGCGAGCTGGACTTCCAGACGCGCGACGACGCGCGCGTGCTGGCCTTCGAGCGGCTGCCGCAGGCCGACGACGCCGACGACCTGGTGGCCGTGGCCCGGGCCGGGCACAAGGCGCCGGAAGGCCGGGACCCCGGGCCGTCCGACATCGCGCTGATCAGCTACACCTCGGGCACCAGCGGCACCCCCAAGGGCGCCACCAACACGCACGGCAACATCATGTTCAACGCCGAACGGCAGCGCACGGGCCTCGCCCTGCCGGACGCGCCGGTCTACTACGCGATGGCGCCCCTGTTCCACATCACCGGGATGGTCTGCCAGCTCGGCGCGTGTCTCAACAGCGCGGGCACGCTCGTGCTGACGTACCGCTTCGAGGCGGGTGTCGTGCTCGACGCGTTCGCCGAGCACCGGCCGCACTACACGGTCGGGCCGTCGACCGCCTTCATGGCGCTGGGCGCACACCCGGACGCCACCCCGGACCACTTCTCCTCCTTCGTCAACATCTCCTCGGGCGGCGCCCCCGTGCCGCCGGCCCTGGTGGAGAAGTTCCGGGCCGGCTTCGGGCCCTACATCCGCAACGGCTACGGACTGACCGAGTGCACCGCCCCCTGCGCCTCCGTGCCGCCCGGCCTGGAGGCACCCGTCGACCCGGCCTCCGGCACCCTGGCCGTGGGCCTGCCGGGCCCGGACACGATCGTGCGGATCGTCGACGACCAGGGCCGCGAGGTCCCCCTGGGCGAGCAGGGCGAGATCCTCGTCCGCGGACCGCAGGTCGTGCCCGGCTACTGGCGGCGGCCCGACGCGACGGCCGAGACCTTCCCGGACGGCGAACTGCGCACCGGCGACATCGGCTTCATGGACCCTCAGGGGTGGCTGTACGTCGTCGACCGCAAGAAGGACATGATCAACGCGTCCGGCTTCAAGGTGTGGCCGCGCGAGGTCGAGGACGTGCTGTACACGCATCCCGCGGTCCGCGAGGCGGCCGTCGTCGGGGTGCCCGACGGGTACCGCGGGGAGACCGTCAAGGCGTACATCAGCCTCCGTCCGGGCGCCGACACGGACCCGGCTGAACTCGCGACGTACTGCAAGGAGAGACTGGCCGCCTACAAGTACCCGCGGCAGGTCGAGATCCTGCCCGACTTGCCGAAGACGGCGAGTGGGAAGATCCTCCGTCGGGAGCTTCGTTCCCGACCGCGGGACAGTGACTAG
- a CDS encoding SDR family oxidoreductase yields MVEAVQDAGVVVTGAGGGIGAALARRFAAEGARVVVNDLDAGRAAAVADEIGGIALPGDASSIVADARDALDGTVDVYCANAGVAFEDGNGGLDEKSWATSWDVNVMAHVRAAHELLPDWLESGSGRFVSTVSAAGLLTMIGAPSYSVTKHGAYAFAEWLSLTYRHRGLKVHAICPQGVRTDMLAATGSAGELVLQPTAVEPADVADALFKGMEEDRFLILPHPEVAGYYQARAAGPERWLANMNHIQQKWEEVR; encoded by the coding sequence ATGGTGGAAGCCGTGCAGGATGCCGGAGTGGTCGTCACCGGAGCCGGGGGTGGGATCGGGGCCGCGCTTGCCCGGCGGTTCGCCGCCGAGGGGGCCCGGGTCGTGGTCAACGACCTGGATGCCGGGCGGGCCGCGGCGGTCGCCGACGAGATCGGCGGCATCGCGCTGCCCGGAGACGCCTCCTCGATCGTGGCCGACGCCCGGGACGCGCTGGACGGGACGGTGGACGTCTACTGCGCCAATGCCGGTGTCGCCTTCGAGGACGGGAACGGCGGGCTCGACGAGAAGTCCTGGGCGACGTCCTGGGACGTCAATGTGATGGCGCACGTCCGTGCCGCCCACGAGCTGCTCCCCGACTGGCTGGAGAGCGGCAGCGGCCGGTTCGTGTCCACCGTCTCCGCCGCCGGACTGCTCACCATGATCGGCGCGCCCTCCTACAGCGTCACCAAGCACGGTGCGTACGCCTTCGCCGAGTGGCTGTCGCTGACGTACCGGCACCGGGGCCTCAAGGTCCACGCCATCTGTCCCCAGGGCGTCCGCACCGACATGCTGGCCGCCACCGGCAGCGCGGGCGAGCTGGTGCTCCAGCCCACGGCGGTCGAGCCGGCGGATGTCGCGGACGCTCTGTTCAAGGGGATGGAGGAGGACCGGTTCCTGATCCTCCCGCATCCCGAGGTCGCCGGGTACTACCAGGCCAGGGCCGCCGGCCCCGAACGCTGGCTCGCGAACATGAACCACATCCAGCAGAAGTGGGAGGAGGTGCGGTGA
- a CDS encoding DUF1343 domain-containing protein — protein MRLSRRALLAATTAATSLSGMTTADAAQHRSPLRTGFEQLAADGYAQLGGRRCGIVTNPTGITRDVRHIVDVMHADPRIRLTAVFGPEHGFRGTAQAGGSEGRYDDPATGLPVYDTYLKSGRALADVFTASGVDTVVFDIQDVGARFYTYIWTLYDCMEAARLAGKRFVVLDRPNPVTGRAAQGPVLHKEFATFVGRQPVSQAHGMTVAELARLFNGEFLETPVPLETVLMRGWKRSEFYDAWSLPWVPPSPNMPTPDSALVYSGTCMFEGTNLSEGRGTTRPFELLGAEGIDGRWAAAVSELGLPGVHFREAYFAPTFSKFQGRTVGGLQIHVHDRAAYDPVRTGVALLVTAKKVWSGFGWRPDNWIDKLTGSTRVRTAIDAGAGTDEVVAGWREELAVFRRVRKEYLLYG, from the coding sequence ATGCGCCTATCAAGACGAGCCCTGCTCGCAGCGACAACGGCAGCTACGTCTCTGTCCGGCATGACCACCGCCGACGCGGCACAACACCGATCCCCTCTCCGCACCGGGTTCGAGCAACTCGCTGCAGACGGCTACGCCCAGCTCGGCGGCCGGCGATGCGGCATCGTCACCAATCCCACCGGCATCACCCGAGACGTCCGTCACATCGTCGACGTGATGCACGCGGACCCCCGCATCAGGCTGACAGCCGTCTTCGGCCCCGAACACGGCTTCCGCGGCACCGCACAGGCCGGCGGCTCCGAAGGCCGCTACGACGACCCGGCCACCGGGCTCCCCGTCTACGACACGTACCTCAAGAGCGGCCGGGCCCTCGCCGACGTCTTCACCGCGTCCGGTGTCGACACCGTCGTCTTCGACATCCAGGACGTCGGCGCGCGCTTCTACACGTACATCTGGACGCTGTACGACTGCATGGAGGCCGCCCGGCTCGCCGGCAAGCGCTTCGTCGTCCTCGACCGGCCGAATCCGGTGACCGGCCGCGCGGCCCAGGGCCCGGTGCTGCACAAGGAGTTCGCGACCTTCGTGGGCCGGCAGCCGGTCTCCCAGGCGCACGGAATGACCGTGGCCGAGCTGGCGCGGCTGTTCAACGGGGAGTTCCTCGAAACGCCGGTGCCGCTGGAGACCGTCCTGATGAGGGGGTGGAAGCGGTCGGAGTTCTACGACGCCTGGTCGCTTCCGTGGGTGCCGCCGAGCCCGAACATGCCGACGCCCGACTCCGCCCTGGTGTACTCGGGGACCTGCATGTTCGAGGGCACGAACCTGTCGGAGGGGCGCGGTACGACCCGCCCGTTCGAACTGCTCGGCGCGGAGGGGATCGACGGGCGGTGGGCGGCGGCGGTCAGTGAACTGGGCCTGCCCGGCGTGCACTTCAGGGAGGCGTACTTCGCGCCGACCTTCTCCAAGTTCCAGGGCAGAACGGTCGGCGGCCTGCAGATCCATGTGCACGACCGGGCCGCGTACGACCCCGTGCGCACCGGTGTCGCCCTGCTGGTGACCGCCAAGAAGGTGTGGAGCGGCTTCGGTTGGCGGCCGGACAACTGGATCGACAAACTCACGGGCTCCACGCGCGTGCGTACGGCGATCGACGCGGGCGCGGGCACCGACGAGGTGGTGGCGGGCTGGCGGGAGGAGCTGGCGGTGTTCCGGCGGGTTCGAAAGGAATACCTCCTCTACGGATGA